GTTTCACTGGCTACCACTTTATAAACCCGTATCTCCCCGAATAACGCGTTCTGCCGTGCCGCAAGCTGCCGTTCCTTCACAAGTTCAAGTACCGCAAGAAAGGTAACAATAAAATACGCCTTACTTGAGTTAGAAACAAATAGGTCGGAGAACACAAGGTACTCTTTACTCTCAAGCATTGCAATGATTTCACGTATTCTTTGATCCAGAGGTATCTCGTCATACACGATTTCCTTAACATTCTCACTGGTTTCCTCCACAACTTTCTTAAACGCAGCGAGAAGGTCAAACAAGGATACCTCAAGGCTATAATCTTCGTCATTAAGCACCATGTTCTGCCGGTAAAACACGCCGTACTGCTGGTCCTCTTTTTTATCCAGTACCAACGCCACCTGTTTATACTTCTCGTACTCAAGAAGTTTGCGGATAAGCTCTTCCCGCGGGTCAGGCCCTGTCTCATCGCCATCCACCACCTGCGGGCGCGGTAATAACATCTGTGCCTTAATCTGCATAAGAGTCGCAGCCATCACCAGGAACTCTCCAACGGTATCCAGTTTCAGCATCTTAATCATCTCAACATACCGGAGATACTCTTCCGTAATCTTAGCAATGGGTATATCATAAATATCAATGTCATCACGTTTGATGAGGTATATCAGAAGGTCCATCGGCCCTTCAAAATTCTCAAGTTTTATCTGATAATTATTATCTTCCATAAATGTATTATTACTCATAGATTACCCAAGTATTTTCACCGCTTCCCTAACTTTTTTCATGGTATCCTCCGCAACAGTACACGCGTACTCGTTACCCTGTTTGAGGATAACCTCTACCATAGCGTGATCTTTGGCAATCACCTGCCGTTTTTCACGTAAAGGTTTTAACGCAGTGATCAGCGCTTCAGACAATTCTTTCTTACACGCAACACAACCCGTCCCACCGGCCTTACACTCAGCCGCACGTTTTTCGTGGGACTCTATATA
This region of Elusimicrobiota bacterium genomic DNA includes:
- a CDS encoding segregation/condensation protein A; the encoded protein is MSNNTFMEDNNYQIKLENFEGPMDLLIYLIKRDDIDIYDIPIAKITEEYLRYVEMIKMLKLDTVGEFLVMAATLMQIKAQMLLPRPQVVDGDETGPDPREELIRKLLEYEKYKQVALVLDKKEDQQYGVFYRQNMVLNDEDYSLEVSLFDLLAAFKKVVEETSENVKEIVYDEIPLDQRIREIIAMLESKEYLVFSDLFVSNSSKAYFIVTFLAVLELVKERQLAARQNALFGEIRVYKVVASETKPADTENQGSDTVAVPQEKKDESTDESIK